CCCCACCAAACCATTATCAGCAGAAGCCAGGGCGCATACTAACTTCCGCACAAACGCGCATAGAAACCCACGAAAACCCTCCGCCCGTCTTCTGTGCGTCTAACGCGTTtccagttttcatttctctgggttcACTCGAGTTACCCTGTGTCGTCGTTTTATACAAAGGATAACTTTGCTTTTCCTTCCAGGAATATGTCCTTTATCCATCTCCTTCCCTTTACTCGGTTTGCAGTTTGATTTGCTGCTTATCACAAAAGGAGAAGCAGGAATACTAGGCTCTCCACCTGGCGGAGACCATGCAGTGGGGCAAGAGCCCAGCAGGAGACATGATACAGGCTTCCTCCGATTTCAGAAAACATTTTATTAGTCAAGAGCATAGATGCTGCTTTGATCAAGGGAGGGGCAGTGAGTGGTCATACAGATTTGAGGTAGAAAAAGGGTAGGGACGGGGCGATAAACAAACACCTGAGCGCAGCAGGCACGATAGGTAGTTTAAATACATAAAAACTTTCCAACAAGGGGGAAAGTTtttatttacaaaagaaaaaagaaaaaaaaagcgtTTCCCTTGGAACTAAGTAGGAAGTgcagagacaaaaacaaaataaaaacaccagtttgagggagaacaacaacaaaaaaaaaggcggCCTCCCCCCTTCTTGCGTTTGATTCTCTTTCCAGGGCAGAAACTATTGATTCCTCTTATTGCCTTTTAATAAGGGAAGAAGGGGCCCGAGAGTTTTGAGGCAAAGCAGAGAGGGAgacgagagagaaagagagccaaACAGCGGGGTGCGGCTGGCCTTGAGGATTTTAAATTCGCCCCACATGGGTCAGAGGGATGCATCTTCGCGTGCTTCGGTCTCGCCATCCCTCCCTCCTGCATGGTGCCTTCAAGGGTGGCCCTCTTGGTTAGGGAAGcgggtatatatatatttctctttctctttatgtattaAAAACGATTTCAAATGACATTGCACGTGCGATCCAAGTATGTAGTTGCAGCCAGCGACGTGCCAGCGCAGCAGAGGCTCAGCGGGTTGCGTCCCCACAAGCCGCTGGGACCCAGAGTCTGGCAGTCGCCGCTACCTTCCTTTCCTCCCCGGCTCCGGGGTCGACCAGCCGTGGCCGGGTCCTTGGCGCGGGCCTCGGCTCACTGGTTTAACTCCAGCGCCCACACTTGCTGCGGCCAGCCGGTGCGCCCTTTAATCCTCTTCTCGCCTGGGCCCAGAGCAGGAGGAAAGCCTtcgtgctgctgctgctgccagggAACATACACAAGAAAAGAGGCGAGAGAGACAGGTTTAAAATTTTCCGCTCCGATCACCCAGGCGTGAAGTTgggtgaggggtggggggaggtgctgGGAGCAGTAACTGGGCGCCTTTAAATAAGTGACGGATTTCTGTTTGCAAAATATGCAAACAGACTCATAAATTTGCCCTTATGCGCCAAATTCCCAGGACCCGGGATGGGCAGGACAGCAGCGGGAAGTTTGGTAAGGAGAATTCTCCGCGCCTAGTAAAACTAACTCTCAAAGATTTGGCTTTAAGGCACTGGAGAGCGACCTGGGGTGGCTGCTGGAGTGGGGACAGGGCTGGGTGGAATCACTAGTTTTCTGTCAGGCAGATCTGCTCCATCACGCACTTCCCACTGACTTTCCAACCTAGTTTAGCGCCTGAGCCTTGGAGACAGGTTTGGGCCCCCTCCAGCCGGCGGTGGGGGGCCTCACACCGCTAGGCGAAAGTCGGATGGAGTAGGCCAGGCCCAGCATCCTCCTCCCCCGCTCTCCTAGCAGGAACCTGGCTATTGCTCTTAGGAGGCGGCGACTTGCGGGAGGTCGGGATCGCCCAGTAATTACTTCTACCGAGACGCCAACCGGGCCCGCACCTCTGCTAGCCCAGGGCGGCGGTTTAAAGACTCGATGCCCATCTGTCCTTCCCGGCCTCTCTGGGTGAGCTTTCCCTAGCTTACCTCCGCCCCCGCGAGGCAGATAAAACCCGACGGCCTTTCTAGCCCGCTCCACCGCTGTGCGGGCCTGAGCGCATTCACCGATCTCGTGGAGGGTAAACCACCTTCCGCAGAGGTTTGTAGCCCTGGGCCAGCCGAACTGAGGGCCAGAAAGTACTACCCTCGCAGTAGAGAATCGAAAAAGGCCAAGTGGGGCTAGCGATCCGCAAAGCCAAAAGAAGAGGGCGAGTCTTGTGGCTCTTGCCTTTGGCGTTTACACACAATGCCACCGACGTCGCCCTTGGAATCAGCCCGCCGCGGTGGAGCGGTGGAACGCTCTTTGGACTGGAAGTAAAAAACCTGACTAGTTTTATCCCAGCTCCTCAGTTAGGCAGTCTTCACGTCCTGTCCCActctgggcctcattttcccTGTCTGTATAATGATGGAGGAGGAATAGCCTCCTTAGCAGAGGCCCTTTGAAAACAGTAACTGAGCGCATACGCATAAATCCACACCCAGGCAAATTAATGAACCCCTACAGCCGTTCTTAACCTAGCTTCCAGCCCAGCCCAGGGAAGGATCCAGACCCGACACACCCACCCTCAACAATTGCAAATGAAACTGTGCTATGTTCATTTTCTCAGGATccggagtttccaaggattctTACAGAGGGCTCTATGATTCCTTCCAAAAAGATTAAGATTCCATCTGCACTTGATCTTACAAACACTATACCCAATTACAAGTAAATTTAATGGTGAATCTACCTGCCCCCACGCACACAATCCCACACTGCGACCATCTCAGAATTCCCCGAAGTCTCTCAAAATCGCACACACAACAGTCTTCCACTCCTTGCACCGCCTTCCGGTGCTCTCTGCGCCAGCACCCTTGTCTGGAGCGCACAGGGCCCGAAACTCACCAGCTCTCTTTTCCTCTTGCTCTCGCGGCCGCCGTCGGCCTTCTTGAGTTCAGCCTTGAAGGCCTCGGGGTCGCCGGCCTGAGCGTCCTTGGCCAGCACGTCCATCAGATAGGCGATGTAGCTGGTGGCCAGGCGCAGAGTCTTGATCTTGGAAAGCTTGGTGTCTGCCGGCACGTTGGGGATGCACTCGCGCAGCTCAGCAAAGGCGCTGTTGATGCTCTCTGTACGTCTCCGCTCCTTCTTGGGTCCCGAGCCTTTCCGTCGACCCAGGCGGCCGCCGAGCGCCTCTAGCCGCCCGGGGCTCTGGCCGGGCCTGGCGTCTGGGCCGTAGGCGGTGGCAGCTGCTGCGGCTGTGGGCGGTGGCCCCCCAGCGGGGAAGTCCGGGGCAGCGTCAGCTGGGCTCAGCAGCCAGCTCTGAAAGTAAGGCCGCTCCTGGTGACAGCGCGAGGCCGGGCCGAAGAGGAAGGGCTCGTGCAGCATGGGGTGCGCGGGGTGcgggtggtgatggtgatgatgatgatggtgatgatgtgcGTAGCTGCCCACGAGGTTCATGTTGGAGCGGCCCCTGGCCTGCGCCGCCAGAACGATTAGCGCCGCCCCATGCGCCCCAGGGACTGCCGGGGCTACCCGCAGGCTCGGAAACTGCGCTCTCGAGGGCGCCGGCTTTGGGGGAGTCCTGGGACTTGCAGCCTGCCGCCTTCTTGCCTCCTTGTTTCGTGGGCGAGGAAGCCGATGCCCAGAGACCTGTTTAACCCTTCTGCAGCCTCTCCACCGGGGTCTGGCTTATATAAGGCCGCGGCTTTGATGTCAACTTCTCCCTGGAGCCAATGGCAGGGGGCGGAGAGGAGGAAAGGGGGGTGGCCGTCCCTGGTCTTACGCTGGGCTATCGCCACTCGACTCTAGGCCGCCAGAGGGGACACGAAGATGGCCCCGCCTCCTTTCCTCAAACCCCCACCCTCCGTTCCCGGCTTTAGGGGAGGTGGGGGCTAAGTAATAGAGGCACAGACCTGCCGACTCCCTGGACCGTGCTGCCATCCCCTCCCCGCGACCCAAGGAAAGAAATTTAGAATTATCGAGCGAAAAGGAGACTTTCACCTAGAGCCCACCCTTGATTTTACAaataggaaaactgaggctcagagaaaaaaAGGCTCTTGTTTCTAGACTCACTAGAATTCGAAATAGGAATTCTGGCGGTTCCTAATCCCGAGCTCCTTCTGCTCTCTCAGCGTCAGAGCCGGGAGCTGGGAGAGAGCTGCTGAAGGCAGAATAGGCCCCTGCGTTCTTTCCTGACcctcctcttctctccccaccacccccacccaccccccccccagccCCAGGTCATCTGCCCCTTCCGGAGGGACGGGAGCCTTTCCCGCGCGGGGTCGTCGCCTGCTGGTCAACTCTGGCTAAGTCTCCAATGCTGCCAGCAAGCGGTGATTGACCATCAGAGAAGTTTTTCCAAGCGGGGCGGGGGGGCCGGGGGGTGGGGCGAGATCCAAGCCCAGGGGCATTTACCAGTTTGTTCCAGCTTGAGGACTAGAGACCCGCTCTTCTCGCCTCCTGGGCGCCTGATCAGTCCAAAGGGCGGCCGAGCTGACGCCGACACACCTCCTGCGTAAGACTTGGCCCCGAGGGGCCTAGCCGAGAGGACTCCCCTCCTCTCTACGTAGGACTCGAACAGAAGGCCGGGAGCATGATATATTCGGTCACTCCACCCAAGTCATAACCATTTTAGAATGCCTGATTATTTAGAATGATTTTCTACAGATGTGGGCGCCGAAACTCACAGCGGGAAAACTCGGCCTTTGGATGTAAACGCATGCAGCCAAGACCACCACCCATACCAACCACGAAGGTGGCACAGCCCGAGAAACTTGATGCCCCGCACGCCTCTCACTCCCACAGGTGGAGGGGCATCGTCCCCTCTGCACAGCCACGGGCTATTTCCTTTCTCCGCCAGACCCATTCCCGGCCTGTCCGATTCTCTCACAGGCGGCTGCCggatccccaccccacccccagctcgcGGTGGAACCTGGGGATCCCAGGGTGGTGAGGCTTCAGGCTGGGGACTCTTCCTCTTAGGTCCCTTTGCTGTAGCTTCCAGTTGACGTCCAGGTACCTGGACCCTCCATCTTTACCAATCCTTTCCAGCTCAGCCCCTCCCCCGTCCCAATTCCTTAGGTAGTGTAGAGGCagtgggcctttcttccaagagcaATAACCAGGTGGGAGTGAAACCTTTGTGAATGCTTTTAAGAGGGCGAAttaggagggtgagaatggttgcacaactcgaagaatgtaatcagtgtcactgaattgtacctgcagaaagtgttgaattggtgtgttctgctgtgtatattttcaacaacagcataatttttttaaaggcaacTTCATTCCTTtacccattcattcaacaattatttattgaccgcccactatgtgcctggcactgttaTTAGTCCAAAGGCATAGATAAAATTATTAGTCCAAAGGCATAGATAAAATTATTAGTCCAAAGGCATAGATAGAAAAGCCAATTCTCATTGTACATATAGGGAATGTGAGGCCAGAGAGAATGAACGATTTTCCTGGGGGTCCTGAGGCAAGTGGATAGGTGGTATTACACCCCTGTACAAGGCAGTGAACCAaaacaaaatcccaaacccattgccatctagtagattcctactcctagcgaccctgtagtacagagtagaactgccccatagggtttccaaggcagtaatttatacggggggggggggggccgcGGGggctggtggcgcagcggttaagagctcagctgctaactaaaaggtcgacagttggaatTCAACAGTtcctccaccagctgctccttggaaacccgacagggtggttctactctgtcctacagtgtcgctatgactcagaatggactcgacCGTACCGGGTTCGGTTTTGTGGAATCTTCACGAaagcggagcggctggtgggttcgaactgccgtggacctttcagttagtaggcgagtgcttaaccactgcgccaccagggctccccaacaaGGGagtgaacagaaagaaaaaaacccgATAGGACAGAAAAGGGATAAACGCTTTGTGACTCTCCGGTTTAGCCCTGAGCTGGCCAGTTCCACCTGCGGGAGATCGCTAGGTCTGTGGGGTgcgtggggggagggagggttctGGTTTTCTGCCCGAGGCGGGCAGGAAACCCGCCGCTCTCCCGGGCGCCTGGCGCCAGCAGCGCTGGGGTTGGGCCGAGCGCATAGCCGGAGGCTCACTGGGAGGGAGCGCCCGGCGCCCACTTCGGCGGCGGCTCCGCGGGGTCCTGCGCCTCCAGGGGCTGAAGGCCGAGCTTCCGGGCTGGGAGGCGTCCTTGAACGAGCGTAAGCGGGTAGAGAGAGTAATTACTCTGTGGAGAAGGGCCTCAATCATCAACACACCCAGGCTTTATCCTGATCCCGGCACAGTCTTTCCCCCCACAGCCTTTGCAGTGGCAAATCCGGCCCCGAGATTAGGCATGAACATATGCACCGGGGCCCACACAGCCTTAAGGACACACACAGGGACAAGCTCACAAAAGTCCATATGTTCAAACAGACACCAGAAAGTATGTGTAACACACAATTACACCCACAGGACACACAGCATTTCATAGATGCATGCATTCCTAGGATTTTACACATTGTGTCTGTCACCCACAGGGCAGGCACCATGTTTCAGATGTGTTACAGCTACAAACCACTCAGGACAACACCACACCATACCACCCAAAAAatcattgctgttaagtcgagtTTCAGCTCATACAAtgaaagcaaaccagttgccaatgAGCCAATTGCCACTCATtaggaccctagaggacaaagtaaaactgcccgatagggtttccaaggagtggctcttgtatttgaactgctgatgttctggttaacagctgagctcttaaattcTAAATACCACACAATCACAGGATTTTACACATATTGTTACAGTTATATACAGGTATGACCAATCTGTATGTGCCTACAATCCCCCCACAGTTGTATTCACAGCACAAACTTCCAAAAACATTATAGGTTTGATATATTCTCAGCGTTATAACAAAGCCACGATTACTCCTGTATATATAGACAGGTGCTCACAGACATGCACAGGCATTTCCAGGTTACTCACATAGGCCTTCAGATTTTGAACATTAAACAATTTGACACATATTCTCAACCTTACCTACATAAATCGTCACACTTACAGCCCTTGAAATAAAGTTGTATAATCTTAtgcaaaaggagccttggtggtacattggttaaagcgctctgctgccaaccaaatgtcggtggttggaatccaccagtgattccacaggaggaaagacctggcgatctgctcccgtgaagattaagccaaaaaccaaaccaaacccagtgctggagtgtattccgattcatagcgaccctataggacagagtagagctgcccccatagagtctccaaggagtgccccatagagtttccaaggagctgctggcggattcgaactgctgaccctttggttagcagccttaacacttcaccactaggccaccagagtttccccatgaagattacagcctaggaaaccctatggagcatttctactctgtcctagggtcgccataagtcggaatggactgaatgatacacaacaataacaaatgcACATGATCAAGGCACCCACAAGACGAACACAGTTGCTAGTgtctagtccattccaactcaaggtgatcccatatgtgcagagtagaactgctccatagggttttcaaggccgtgacctttcagaagcagatgccaggcctgtcttcccaggtgcctctgggtgggttccaagcgCCAAACTTCCAGATAGTAGTGGatggcttaaccatttgtgccacccagcagGCCTAAGCATTCACGGAGGCACACAAAATTACCTACTTACTCACAAATGCCCAGCTCATGTTCCCACCCGCATGTGTTCCAGTCACTTTCTCCACGTCATGCAGATCACTCAGGGCCATAATATGCCCCCTACATATCCGGCCTGGTTAGTGCGGCGGGGAATGCGTTATCAGTACTGGGTGACACGTCCCAGTCCCATGAGACCCGTCTCGAGGGTCCTGAAAACGCCCGGCAGTCCTCGATGGTTGGTTAAAGAGCAGGGTGCCCCTAGCTGCCGGTGCCGCCGGGAGCGTAGCTCGCCAACCCCCACGAAAGATTCGAAGTCGTCGGGTAAGCGGCGCCACCGCTGGGAGCACAGCCCTAGGGGACCCGCTGGGGAGCGGGGCTGGGCGGGCTCCCAGCTGGGTGGACTCTGGAGAGATCCGCCCGAGCAGACTACCAGGCGCCCAGGCTCCAGACCCCGCCTTCCCGGAGCCCCAAAGCTCTTCTAACTCCAACCCGCTCAGGTGCGTTGGGAGTGTGGCAGAATCAGACCACGGTGGGGCCTGGCAAGGGTGTTCTGTCCCTCTGCCCCAGGCTATGTGGTGGCGGAGAGGTCTGGGACACAGGTGTTTGGCCGAAATCGCCTTAAGCTTAGAGGCAAGAGAAGTGGGTTTGAGCTCcgctgagcttcagtttctcctTTTGCCGAAGGGGGTAGAATTGATAGTCCGCAGTACAGTTATTTCCAGCTCCCGCGGTTGCACTGAACCCGCCCTGGGTCCTCTCTCCAGGCACACTGAGTTAGCACTCGGCTCAAGGATCCCAAGGAGCAAAACACCACTCTTCCCCGGCCCACCTCTACAAACCAAGGCCCAGAAGCCAGGTACTCTGGGGAGCCCGTACACTCCCGGGTCCCGCCTCATGCCTTGTAACCTCCGTGTTTATCGCCGTAGCGCCTTCAGGAGATCTTGGCGCCCTGAGTATTTTCAAATGCACTCTTCTCACTGTTCAAGTGAGGCCGCGAACAGGCCTtgttaccccattttacagagtagGGAGTTTAAGCACATAGAGATTAAAAAACTGTATTAG
Above is a window of Loxodonta africana isolate mLoxAfr1 chromosome 2, mLoxAfr1.hap2, whole genome shotgun sequence DNA encoding:
- the HAND1 gene encoding heart- and neural crest derivatives-expressed protein 1 isoform X2, with the translated sequence MNLVGSYAHHHHHHHHHHHPHPAHPMLHEPFLFGPASRCHQERPYFQSWLLSPADAAPDFPAGGPPPTAAAAATAYGPDARPGQSPGRLEALGGRLGRRKGSGPKKERRRTESINSAFAELRECIPNVPADTKLSKIKTLRLATSYIAYLMDVLAKDAQAGDPEAFKAELKKADGGRESKRKRELQQHEGFPPALGPGEKRIKGRTGWPQQVWALELNQ
- the HAND1 gene encoding heart- and neural crest derivatives-expressed protein 1 isoform X1 translates to MNLVGSYAHHHHHHHHHHHPHPAHPMLHEPFLFGPASRCHQERPYFQSWLLSPADAAPDFPAGGPPPTAAAAATAYGPDARPGQSPGRLEALGGRLGRRKGSGPKKERRRTESINSAFAELRECIPNVPADTKLSKIKTLRLATSYIAYLMDVLAKDAQAGDPEAFKAELKKADGGRESKRKRELQQQHEGFPPALGPGEKRIKGRTGWPQQVWALELNQ